In Sander vitreus isolate 19-12246 chromosome 7, sanVit1, whole genome shotgun sequence, a genomic segment contains:
- the pfkma gene encoding phosphofructokinase, muscle a — protein sequence MSKDFHPIMDPTKMGLGRSIAVLTSGGDAQGMNAAVRATVRVGLYAGAKVYFVHEGYQGLVDGGDNIRPATWESVSMMLQLGGTVIGSARSEDFRTREGRMKGACNLVKLGITNLCVIGGDGSLTGANQFRTEWSGLLDDLVKAGKITAAEAKKSSHLNIVGMVGSIDNDFCGTDMTIGTDSALHRIMEVVDAITTTAQSHQRTFILEVMGRHCGYLALVTALACSADWVFIPEMPPDDGWENHLCRRLTDQRGRGCRLNVIIVAEGAMSRDGKLITSDQIKKLVTDRLGFDTRTTILGHVQRGGTPSAFDRILGSRMGVEAVMALMEATPDTPACVVSLSGNLAVRLPLMECVQVTKDVTAAMAEGRFDDAIKLRGKSFQNNWNTYKLLAHINPPDVKSNINVAIMNIGAPCAGMNAAVRSAVRMGIIQGHTMLAVHDGFDGLAHGQIEPITWTSVTGWTGIGGSMLGTKRTLPGKMLEEISLNIAKFNIHALVIIGGFEAYVGGLELVQAREKYEEMCIPMVVIPATVSNNVPGSDFSIGADTALNTITFTCDRIKQSAAGTKRRVFIVETMGGYCGYLATMAGLAAGADAAYIFEEKFGIKDLEMNVEHLVEKMKTTVKRGLILRNENSNANYTTDFIFSLYSEEGKGIFDCRKNVLGHMQQGGTPTPFDRTFGTKMGAKSVRWLSEKLKECYRHGRIFANTPDSACVLGMRKRALTFQPLSELKGDTDFEHRIPKTQWWLKIRPIMKILAKYDIKLDTSEHANMEHVIKKSSPLGK from the exons ATGTCCAAGGATTTCCATCCAATCATGGACCCCACAAAGATGGGGCTTGGACGCTCCATCGCCGTGCTGACGTCAGGAGGAGACGCCCAAG GCATGAATGCTGCTGTGAGAGCCACAGTCAGAGTTGGTCTCTACGCCGGAGCCAAAGTCTACTTTGTTCATGAG GGCTACCAGGGTCTGGTGGATGGAGGAGACAACATTCGCCCCGCCACATGGGAGAGTGTATCCATGATGCTTCAGCTG GGAGGTACTGTCATCGGCAGCGCTCGCAGTGAGGACTTTCGTACCAGAGAGGGTCGTATGAAGGGAGCGTGCAACCTAGTGAAACTGGGCATCACCAACCTGTGTGTGATCGGAGGCGACGGCAGTCTGACTGGAGCCAACCAGTTCAGGACTGAGTGGAGCGGGTTGCTGGATGACCTCGTCAAAGCTG GTAAGATTACAGCAGCAGAAGCCAAGAAATCGTCCCACCTGAACATCGTGGGCATGGTGGGCTCCATCGACAATGACTTCTGTGGCACTGACATGACCATTGGCACTGACTCTGCCCTGCATCGCATCATGGAGGTGGTGGATGCCATCACCACAACCGCACAGAG CCACCAGAGGACATTTATCCTGGAAGTGATGGGCAGACACTGTGG GTACCTGGCCCTGGTGACGGCTCTGGCCTGCAGTGCAGACTGGGTGTTCATTCCAGAGATGCCACCAGATGACGGCTGGGAGAACCACCTGTGTAGGAGGCTGACTGAC caaaggGGCAGAGGTTGTCGTCTGAATGTGATCATTGTGGCTGAGGGTGCGATGTCCAGAGATGGCAAACTGATTACTTCTGACCAGATCAAGAAG CTGGTGACTGACAGGCTCGGCTTTGATACTCGCACCACCATTCTTGGACACGTGCAGAGAGGAGGCACACCGTCCGCCTTCGACAGAATCCTG GGCAGCAGGATGGGTGTGGAGGCAGTGATGGCGCTGATGGAGGCTACTCCAGACACTCCTGCCTGTGTGGTCAGCCTGTCTGGGAACCTGGCAGTCAGGCTGCCACTGATGGAGTGTGTGCAAGTG ACCAAAGATGTGACTGCCGCCATGGCTGAGGGCAGATTTGATGATGCCATCAAGCTCAGAGGAAA GAGTTTTCAGAACAACTGGAACACATACAAGCTGCTAGCTCACATCAACCCCCCAGATGTTAAG AGCAACATCAATGTGGCCATCATGAACATCGGCGCTCCCTGCGCTGGTATGAACGCTGCAGTCCGTTCAGCAGTCAGAATGGGCATCATTCAGGGCCACACCATGTTGGCTGTCCATGACGGCTTTGACGGCCTGGCTCACGGACAG ATTGAACCTATCACCTGGACTTCAGTGACTGGCTGGACTGGAATTGGAGGCTCAATGTTGGGCACCAAAAG AACTCTGCCAGGTAAAATGTTGGAGGAAATCAGCCTGAATATTGCCAAATTCAACATCCACGCTTTGGTGATTATTGGTGGATTTGAG GCCTATGTGGGAGGCCTAGAGCTGGTTCAGGCCAGAGAGAAATATGAAGAGATGTGCATTCCCATGGTGGTTATCCCTGCCACCGTCTCCAACAATGTCCCCGGCTCTGACTTCAGCATCGGCGCTGACACCGCCCTCAACACCATCACTTTT ACCTGTGACAGAATCAAGCAGTCTGCAGCAGGGACCAAGCGCCGTGTGTTCATTGTTGAGACTATGGGTGGGTACTGCGGCTACTTGGCTACCATGGCTGGTCTGGCTGCTGGGGCTGACGCGGCATACATCTTTGAGGAAAAATTTGGCATTAAAGACCTGGAG ATGAACGTAGAGCATCTTGTGGAGAAGATGAAAACAACAGTGAAGAGGGGTTTGATTCTCAG GAATGAGAACTCTAATGCCAACTACACCACTGACTTCATCTTCAGCCTGTATTCAGAGGAGGGTAAAGGCATCTTCGACTGCCGTAAGAATGTCCTCGGACACATGCAGCAG GGTGGCACTCCAACACCCTTTGACAGAACCTTTGGCACTAAGATGGGTGCCAAGTCTGTTCGGTGGTTGTCTGAGAAACTCAAGGAGTGTTACAGGCACG GTCGAATCTTCGCCAACACACCAGACTCTGCGTGTGTGCTGGGCATGAGGAAGAGGGCACTAACCTTCCAGCCTCTTTCTGAGCTGAAGGGAGACACAGATTTTGA GCACCGCATCCCTAAGACACAATGGTGGCTGAAGATCAGGCCCATTATGAAGATCCTGGCCAAATACGACATCAAACTAGACACATCCGAACACGCCAACATGGAGCATGTGATCAAGAAGAGTAGTCCTCTCGGGAAATAG
- the larp4aa gene encoding la ribonucleoprotein 4Aa isoform X1, which yields MSSDQSGEPPLLQEEADPGPKTGGKDEAPLGSEGGSGGMVTSKGAGLNPNAKVWQEIPVAPSEAVTNSPHWPPSDISEGYSEPPSVGCKQYTVGFPAVDDSSSTATAEIAVNGMDPPELGFSPAESTTGTSVDSKTEEPSQIPSENLRESLKKELEFYFSRENLSKDLYLMSQMDSDQFVPIWTIASMEGIKILTTDMDLILDVLRSSPMVQVDEKGEKVRPNHKRCIIILREVPETTPVEEVESLFKNDNCPKVISVEFAHNNNWYITFQSDTDAQQAYKYLREEVKTFQGKPIMARIKAINTFFAKNGYRSMDSSLYAQQSQSQSQYSSPLYMQHVYPQQQYPVYGIVPPTWTPSPTPYFETPLAPFPNSSFVNGFGSAGHYKTGSSSLNITRPFNRNRVPLYSRKNVINAFRNHVKPQVRTSEVTSASITPVPLESLTGLRSPQPPAPVVTAATTNPVQTASDLGSAFSHLSSSPSSLDPSDDGSMAGRGRRSTTYRGTRRRREDERIARPVPLAEVKVSPPKFDLAATNFPPLPGCVVSTQGEPVLENRMSDVVRGLYRDKTEQANKEATVSPGSGQPPVTEEAVAVSSPALATVKSATQPLGPSAPGITRQEKRVERAEPPAPKVAPRTPVTTVNPSPTTQPVPSSRPQPSAAASTPATPSMPAPATAIIPTPAREPRKLSYAEVCQRPPKDHPPAASTGTASGQPLRELRVNKAEELGSSSGPGDKQEKGHDREGGWECKESRPSRERDSQGYYRSNGPRGTGGLKFRDQRRPPPARRSSPQGGYRHTGKEQNIPPVSPK from the exons ATGAGTTCAGATCAGAGCGGAGAGCCGCCGCTGCTGCAGGAGGAGGCTGATCCCGGACCGAAGACCGGTGGGAAGGACGAGGCTCCGCTGGGGAGCGAGGGAGGGTCAGGCGGCATG GTCACCTCTAAGGGCGCCGGTCTGAACCCAAATGCCAAGGTGTGGCAGGAGATCCCTGTGGCCCCCAGCGAGGCTGTTACCAACAGCCCTCATTGGCCCCCCTCAGACATCAGTGAGG GTTATTCTGAGCCTCCGTCTGTCGGGTGCAAGCAGTACACTGTGGGATTCCCGGCCGTGGATGACAGCAGCTCCACAGCAACAGCTGAGATAGCAGTAAATGGAATGGACCCTCCAGAGTTGGGCTTTTCCCCTGCTGAGTCCACCACAGGGACCTCAG TGGATTCCAAAACTGAAGAACCATCTCAGATCCCCTCTGAGAATCTACGAGAGTCTCTGAAGAAGGAGCTGGAGTTTTATTTCTCCAG AGAGAACCTCTCAAAGGATTTGTACCTGATGTCCCAGATGGACAGTGACCAGTTTGTCCCTATATGGACTATAGCCAGCATGGAGGGCATCAAGATCCTCACCACTGACATGGACCTCATCCTGGATGTGTTGAGAT CTTCTCCTATGGTACAAGTGgatgagaaaggggagaaagtGCGTCCTAATCACAAGCGATGCATTATCATCCTAAGGGAGGTCCCCGAAACAACACCTGTTGAG GAAGTGGAGTCACTGTTCAAAAATGACAACTGTCCAAAGGTGATAAGTGTTGAGTTCGCACACAACAACAACTGGTACATCACATTCCAATCAGACACAGACGCTCAACAG GCATACAAGTATTTAAGAGAGGAGGTAAAAACATTTCAGGGAAAACCCATTATG GCCAGGATAAAGGCCATCAACACATTCTTTGCAAAGAATGGCTACCGTAGCATGGACAGCAGCCTGTACGCTCAGCAGTCCCAGAGCCAGTCCCAGTACAGCTCTCCGCTCTACATGCAGCACGTCTACCCCCAGCAGCAGTACCCAGTCTACGGCATCGTGCCTCCCACCTGGACGCCTTCGCCCACACCCTATTTTGAAACTCCTCTG GCACCGTTTCCCAACAGTAGCTTTGTGAATGGATTTGGCTCTGCCGGACACTACAAAACTGgctccagttctcttaatatcACTCGTCCTTTCAACCGAAACCG TGTCCCCCTCTATTCAAGAAAGAATGTAATAAATGCCTTCAG AAACCATGTGAAGCCCCAGGTGAGGACAAGTGAGGTGACCTCAGCATCTATAACTCCTGTCCCCTTGGAGAGTCTGACTGGATTGCGCAGCCCGCAGCCCCCCGCTCCCGTTGTCACCGCCGCCACCACAAACCCAGTCCAGACAGCCTCTGACCTGGGCTCGGCGTTCTCgcatctctcctcctctccctcgtCTTTGGACCCCAGTGATGACGGCAGCATGGCTGGACGTGGAAG ACGGAGCACAACCTACAGAGGAACACGGAGGAGGCGAGAAGACGAACGGATTGCG AGGCCTGTACCGCTAGCAGAGGTCAAGGTTTCGCCACCCAAATTTGACTTGGCTGCTACCAATTTCCCACCTCTTCCTGGCTGCGTGGTCAGTACACAGGGAGAACCAGTGCTAGAAAACCGAATGTCTGATGTTGTACGCGGTTTGTACAGGGACAAG ACCGAACAAGCCAATAAAGAAGCCACTGTGAGTCCAGGTTCAGGCCAACCCCCAGTCACAGAGGAGGCTGTGGCTGTCTCCAGTCCTGCCCTGGCAACAGTGAAATCTGCTACACAACCACTTGGACCCTCAGCCCCTGG GATCACTCGTCAGGAGAAGAGGGTTGAACGGGCAGAGCCCCCAGCTCCAAAAGTGGCTCCACGCACACCTGTTACTACCGTAAACCCATCCCCCACCACACAACCCGTGCCTAGCTCCAGGCCTCAGCCCTCTGCTGCCGCCTCCACGCCCGCAACTCCCAGCATGCCGGCCCCTGCTACAGCCATTATTCCCACCCCTGCACGG GAGCCACGTAAGCTCAGCTATGCTGAGGTGTGCCAACGGCCACCCAAGGACCATCCGCCTGCAGCTTCCACAGGCACCGCTTCGGGCCAGCCGTTACGTGAGTTGCGCGTGAACAAGGCTGAAGAGCTGGGCTCCAGCAGTGGTCCTGGAGACAAGCAAGAGAAAGGCCACGACAGGGAGGGGGGATGGGAATGCAAGGAGAGCCGACCATCACGTGAACGTGACTCTCAAGGCTACTACCGCAGCAATGGCCCCAGAGGCACCGGGGGCCTCAAGTTTCGGGACCAGAGGCGCCCGCCTCCGGCCCGACGCAGCTCCCCACAGGGAGGCTACAGGCACACTGGCAAAGAGCAGAATATCCCACCAGTATCGCCAAAGTAA
- the larp4aa gene encoding la ribonucleoprotein 4Aa isoform X2 — translation MSSDQSGEPPLLQEEADPGPKTGGKDEAPLGSEGGSGGMVTSKGAGLNPNAKVWQEIPVAPSEAVTNSPHWPPSDISEGYSEPPSVGCKQYTVGFPAVDDSSSTATAEIAVNGMDPPELGFSPAESTTGTSVDSKTEEPSQIPSENLRESLKKELEFYFSRENLSKDLYLMSQMDSDQFVPIWTIASMEGIKILTTDMDLILDVLRSSPMVQVDEKGEKVRPNHKRCIIILREVPETTPVEEVESLFKNDNCPKVISVEFAHNNNWYITFQSDTDAQQAYKYLREEVKTFQGKPIMARIKAINTFFAKNGYRSMDSSLYAQQSQSQSQYSSPLYMQHVYPQQQYPVYGIVPPTWTPSPTPYFETPLAPFPNSSFVNGFGSAGHYKTGSSSLNITRPFNRNRNHVKPQVRTSEVTSASITPVPLESLTGLRSPQPPAPVVTAATTNPVQTASDLGSAFSHLSSSPSSLDPSDDGSMAGRGRRSTTYRGTRRRREDERIARPVPLAEVKVSPPKFDLAATNFPPLPGCVVSTQGEPVLENRMSDVVRGLYRDKTEQANKEATVSPGSGQPPVTEEAVAVSSPALATVKSATQPLGPSAPGITRQEKRVERAEPPAPKVAPRTPVTTVNPSPTTQPVPSSRPQPSAAASTPATPSMPAPATAIIPTPAREPRKLSYAEVCQRPPKDHPPAASTGTASGQPLRELRVNKAEELGSSSGPGDKQEKGHDREGGWECKESRPSRERDSQGYYRSNGPRGTGGLKFRDQRRPPPARRSSPQGGYRHTGKEQNIPPVSPK, via the exons ATGAGTTCAGATCAGAGCGGAGAGCCGCCGCTGCTGCAGGAGGAGGCTGATCCCGGACCGAAGACCGGTGGGAAGGACGAGGCTCCGCTGGGGAGCGAGGGAGGGTCAGGCGGCATG GTCACCTCTAAGGGCGCCGGTCTGAACCCAAATGCCAAGGTGTGGCAGGAGATCCCTGTGGCCCCCAGCGAGGCTGTTACCAACAGCCCTCATTGGCCCCCCTCAGACATCAGTGAGG GTTATTCTGAGCCTCCGTCTGTCGGGTGCAAGCAGTACACTGTGGGATTCCCGGCCGTGGATGACAGCAGCTCCACAGCAACAGCTGAGATAGCAGTAAATGGAATGGACCCTCCAGAGTTGGGCTTTTCCCCTGCTGAGTCCACCACAGGGACCTCAG TGGATTCCAAAACTGAAGAACCATCTCAGATCCCCTCTGAGAATCTACGAGAGTCTCTGAAGAAGGAGCTGGAGTTTTATTTCTCCAG AGAGAACCTCTCAAAGGATTTGTACCTGATGTCCCAGATGGACAGTGACCAGTTTGTCCCTATATGGACTATAGCCAGCATGGAGGGCATCAAGATCCTCACCACTGACATGGACCTCATCCTGGATGTGTTGAGAT CTTCTCCTATGGTACAAGTGgatgagaaaggggagaaagtGCGTCCTAATCACAAGCGATGCATTATCATCCTAAGGGAGGTCCCCGAAACAACACCTGTTGAG GAAGTGGAGTCACTGTTCAAAAATGACAACTGTCCAAAGGTGATAAGTGTTGAGTTCGCACACAACAACAACTGGTACATCACATTCCAATCAGACACAGACGCTCAACAG GCATACAAGTATTTAAGAGAGGAGGTAAAAACATTTCAGGGAAAACCCATTATG GCCAGGATAAAGGCCATCAACACATTCTTTGCAAAGAATGGCTACCGTAGCATGGACAGCAGCCTGTACGCTCAGCAGTCCCAGAGCCAGTCCCAGTACAGCTCTCCGCTCTACATGCAGCACGTCTACCCCCAGCAGCAGTACCCAGTCTACGGCATCGTGCCTCCCACCTGGACGCCTTCGCCCACACCCTATTTTGAAACTCCTCTG GCACCGTTTCCCAACAGTAGCTTTGTGAATGGATTTGGCTCTGCCGGACACTACAAAACTGgctccagttctcttaatatcACTCGTCCTTTCAACCGAAACCG AAACCATGTGAAGCCCCAGGTGAGGACAAGTGAGGTGACCTCAGCATCTATAACTCCTGTCCCCTTGGAGAGTCTGACTGGATTGCGCAGCCCGCAGCCCCCCGCTCCCGTTGTCACCGCCGCCACCACAAACCCAGTCCAGACAGCCTCTGACCTGGGCTCGGCGTTCTCgcatctctcctcctctccctcgtCTTTGGACCCCAGTGATGACGGCAGCATGGCTGGACGTGGAAG ACGGAGCACAACCTACAGAGGAACACGGAGGAGGCGAGAAGACGAACGGATTGCG AGGCCTGTACCGCTAGCAGAGGTCAAGGTTTCGCCACCCAAATTTGACTTGGCTGCTACCAATTTCCCACCTCTTCCTGGCTGCGTGGTCAGTACACAGGGAGAACCAGTGCTAGAAAACCGAATGTCTGATGTTGTACGCGGTTTGTACAGGGACAAG ACCGAACAAGCCAATAAAGAAGCCACTGTGAGTCCAGGTTCAGGCCAACCCCCAGTCACAGAGGAGGCTGTGGCTGTCTCCAGTCCTGCCCTGGCAACAGTGAAATCTGCTACACAACCACTTGGACCCTCAGCCCCTGG GATCACTCGTCAGGAGAAGAGGGTTGAACGGGCAGAGCCCCCAGCTCCAAAAGTGGCTCCACGCACACCTGTTACTACCGTAAACCCATCCCCCACCACACAACCCGTGCCTAGCTCCAGGCCTCAGCCCTCTGCTGCCGCCTCCACGCCCGCAACTCCCAGCATGCCGGCCCCTGCTACAGCCATTATTCCCACCCCTGCACGG GAGCCACGTAAGCTCAGCTATGCTGAGGTGTGCCAACGGCCACCCAAGGACCATCCGCCTGCAGCTTCCACAGGCACCGCTTCGGGCCAGCCGTTACGTGAGTTGCGCGTGAACAAGGCTGAAGAGCTGGGCTCCAGCAGTGGTCCTGGAGACAAGCAAGAGAAAGGCCACGACAGGGAGGGGGGATGGGAATGCAAGGAGAGCCGACCATCACGTGAACGTGACTCTCAAGGCTACTACCGCAGCAATGGCCCCAGAGGCACCGGGGGCCTCAAGTTTCGGGACCAGAGGCGCCCGCCTCCGGCCCGACGCAGCTCCCCACAGGGAGGCTACAGGCACACTGGCAAAGAGCAGAATATCCCACCAGTATCGCCAAAGTAA